Proteins co-encoded in one Anabas testudineus chromosome 8, fAnaTes1.2, whole genome shotgun sequence genomic window:
- the LOC113160343 gene encoding myosin-10 isoform X2: MSHRSGQEDPERYLFVDRAVVYNPATQADWTAKKLVWVPSERHGFEAASVREERGEEVLVELAENGKKVVINKDDIQKMNPPKFSKVEDMAELTCLNEASVLHNLKDRYYSGLIYTYSGLFCVVINPYKNLPIYSENIIEMYRGKKRHEMPPHIYAISESAYRCMLQDREDQSILCTGESGAGKTENTKKVIQYLAHVASSHKGRKDHNIPGELERQLLQANPILESFGNAKTVKNDNSSRFGKFIRINFDVTGYIVGANIETYLLEKSRAIRQAKDERTFHIFYRLLAGAGEHLRTDLLLEGFNKYRFLSNGNIPIPGQQDKENFQETMDAMHIMSFSHDEIVCMLKVVSAVLQFGNIVFKKERNTDQASMPDNTAAQKLCHLLGMNVMEFTRAILTPRIKVGRDYVQKAQTKEQADFAVEALAKATYERLFRWLVHRINKALDRTKRQGASFIGILDIAGFEIFELNSFEQLCINYTNEKLQQLFNHTMFILEQEEYQREGIEWSFIDFGLDLQPCIDLIERPTNPPGILALLDEECWFPKATDKTFIDKVLQEQGTHAKFQKPRQLKDKADFCIIHYAGRVDYKADEWLMKNMDPLNDNVATLLHQSTDKFVAELWKDVDRIVGLDQVAGMNETAFGAAYKTKKGMFRTVGQLYKEQLSKLMATLRNTNPNFVRCIIPNHEKRAGKLDPHLVLDQLRCNGVLEGIRICRQGFPNRIVFQEFRQRYEILTPNAIPKGFMDGKQACERMIQALELDGNLFRIGQSKIFFRAGVLAHLEEERDLKITDIIIYFQAVCRGYLARKAFAKKQQQLSALKVLQRNCAAYLKLRHWQWWRLFTKVKPLLQVTRQEEEMQAKDEELVKVKEKQTKVEGELVEMERKHQQLMEEKNILAEQLQAETELFAEAEEMRARLASKKQELEEILHDLESRLEEEEERTQSMQNEKKKMQSHIQDLEEQLDEEEAARQKLQLEKVTAEAKMKKYEEDILLLEDQNSKFLKEKKLLEDRINEVTSLLAEEEEKAKNLGKVKNKQEMMMADLEERLKKEEKTRQELEKAKRKLDGETSDFQDQISELQAQIDELKVQLSKKEEEQQMMQARGEDEISHKNNALKQVRELQAQLSELQEDLESEKQARNKAEKLKRDLSEELEALKTELEDTLDTTAAQQELRTKREQEVAELKKAIEEETKNHEAQIQEMRQRHGTVLEELSEQLEQAKRFKANLEKTKQSQESANKELASEVKSLQQAKSESEHKRKKLEAQLQEFMARVTEGERAKGELAERTHKLQTELDNVSALLEDSERKGIKMAKDFTGLESQLQDTQELLQEETRQKLNLSSRIRQLEEEKNALQEQQEEDEEARKNLEKQMLTLQAQLSESKKKLEDDVGTIEGLEEAKKKLAKDLELGSQRLEEKTIAFEKMEKTKTRLQQELDDLTVDLDHQRQIVSNLEKKQKKFDQMLAEEKSISARYAEERDRAEAEAREKETKALSMTRALDEALEAKEELERINKQLRSEMEDLMSSKDDVGKNVHELEKSKRALEQQLEEMKTQLEELEDELQATEDAKLRLEVNMQAMKAQYERDLQGRDDQNDEKKRALVKQVREMEAELEDERKQRALAVAAKKKLEMDLKDIESHIEGANKARDEAIKQLRKLQAQVKDYQRELEDARASRDDIFALSKENEKKLKSLEAEIVQLHEDLAASERARRHAEQERDELQDEISNSTSGKSALMDEKRRLEARIAQLEEELEEEQGNMELLNDRFRKTTMQVDTLTTELSAERSTAQKSENARQQLERLNKELRAKLGELEGSVKNRFKASIAALEAKIAQLEEQLEQEAKERAAANKIVRRTEKKLKEVCMQVEDERRHADQFKEQVEKANSRMKQLKRQLEEAEEEATRANASRRKLQRELDDATEASEGLSREVHTLKNRLRRGGPISFSSSRSGRRQLQVEGTSLDLLSDDELENKITDNNANETPATQPE; encoded by the exons ACATACTCTGGCCTGTTCTGTGTGGTCATCAACCCGTACAAGAACCTGCCCATCTATTCAGAGAACATCATCGAGATGTACAGAGGGAAGAAGAGGCACGAAATGCCTCCACACATCTATGCCATTTCAGAGTCAGCATACCGCTGCATGCTTCAAG ATCGTGAGGACCAATCAATCCTTTGCAC AGGTGAATCAGGCGCTGGCAAGACTGAGAACACGAAGAAGGTCATCCAGTACCTGGCCCACGTAGCCTCCTCACACAAAGGACGCAAAGACCACAACATTCCT GGTGAGCTGGAACGCCAGCTCCTGCAGGCCAACCCCATCCTCGAATCGTTTGGCAACGCCAAGACGGTGAAAAATGACAACTCGTCTCGCTTC GGGAAGTTCATCCGAATCAACTTCGACGTCACAGGCTACATTGTCGGGGCCAACATTGAAACCT ACCTTCTGGAGAAGTCGAGGGCCATTAGACAGGCCAAAGATGAAAGAACCTTCCACATCTTCTACCGCCTGCTCGCAGGAGCCGGAGAACACCTCCGAA CGGACCTGCTCCTCGAAGGCTTTAACAAATACCGCTTCCTGTCTAATGGAAACATTCCCATTCCCGGTCAGCAGGACAAGGAGAACTTCCAGGAGACGATGGACGCCATGCACATCATGAGCTTCTCCCACGACGAGATTGTCT GTATGTTGAAGGTGGTGTCCGCAGTGCTGCAGTTTGGTAACATTGTCTTTAAGAAGGAGAGAAACACTGATCAGGCGTCCATGCCCGACAACACag CGGCACAGAAGCTCTGCCACCTGCTTGGAATGAATGTGATGGAGTTTACTAGAGCCATCCTCACCCCGAGGATCAAAGTGGGACGAGACTACGTGCAGAAAGCACAGACCAAAGAACAG gCCGACTTTGCTGTTGAAGCTCTGGCCAAGGCGACGTACGAGCGGCTGTTCCGCTGGCTGGTCCACCGCATCAACAAGGCCCTGGACAGGACCAAACGCCAGGGAGCGTCGTTCATCGGCATCTTGGACATAGCTGGCTTCGAGATCTTTGAG ctcAACTCCTTCGAGCAGCTGTGCATCAACTACACCAacgagaagctgcagcagctcttcaaCCACACCATGTTCATCCTGGAGCAGGAGGAGTACCAGAGGGAGGGCATCGAGTGGAGCTTCATCGACTTCGGCCTCGACCTGCAGCCCTGCATCGACCTCATCGAGAGGCCG ACGAACCCTCCTGGTATTCTGGCTCTGCTGGATGAGGAGTGCTGGTTTCCCAAGGCCACTGACAAGACCTTCATAGACAAGGTGCTTCAGGAGCAGGGAACACACGCCAAGTTTCAGAAACCACGTCAGCTCAAGGACAAAGCTGACTTCTGCATCATCCATTACGCAGGGAGG GTGGACTACAAAGCTGATGAATGGCTGATGAAGAACATGGATCCACTTAATGACAACGTGGCCACACTGCTGCACCAGTCCACTGACAAGTTTGTGGCCGAGCTGTGGAAAGACG TCGACCGGATCGTGGGTCTGGACCAGGTTGCAGGTATGAACGAGACGGCGTTCGGTGCCGCCTACAAGACCAAGAAGGGTATGTTCCGCACGGTGGGGCAGCTGTACAAGGAGCAGCTGTCGAAGCTGATGGCCACACTGAGGAACACCAACCCCAACTTCGTCCGCTGCATCATCCCCAACCACGAGAAAAGG GCTGGAAAACTGGACCCCCACCTGGTTCTGGACCAGCTGCGGTGTAACGGAGTGCTGGAGGGGATCCGTATCTGCAGACAGGGCTTCCCCAACCGCATCGTCTTCCAGGAGTTCAGACAGAG GTACGAGATCCTCACTCCTAACGCCATTCCTAAGGGCTTCATGGATGGCAAACAGGCCTGTGAGAGGATG ATTCAAGCTCTGGAACTGGACGGGAACCTGTTCCGTATCGGCCAGAGTAAAATCTTCTTCAGGGCTGGAGTCTTGGCCcacctggaggaggagagggaccTGAAGATCACAGACATCATCATTTACTTCCAGGCCGTCTGTCGAGGATACCTGGCACGCAA GGCGTTTgcaaagaagcagcagcagctcagcgCTCTGAAGGTTCTCCAGAGAAACTGTGCTGCATACTTGAAGCTTCGTCACTGGCAGTGGTGGAGACTCTTTACAAAG GTGAAACCTCTGCTGCAGGTGACCAGGCAGGAGGAAGAGATGCAGGCTAAAGACGAGGAGCTGGTCAaggtgaaggagaaacagaccAAGGTGGAGGGAGAGCTGgtggagatggagaggaaacACCAGCAG TtgatggaggagaagaacatcctggcagagcagctgcaggcagagacagagctgtTTGCAGAGGCTGAGGAGATGAGAGCTCGTCTGGCTTCCAAAAAGCAAGAGCTGGAGGAGATCCTTCATGACCTGGAGTCCAggctggaggaagaagaggagcgGACCCAGAGCATGCAGAACGAAAAGAAGAAGATGCAGTCGCACATCCAG GACCTGGAGGAACAGTTGGATGAGGAGGAAGCTGCCagacagaagctgcagctggagaaagTGACAGCTGAGGCCAAAATGAAGAAGTACGAAGAGGACATTTTACTACTAGAGGACCAGAACTCCAAATTCCTGAAG GAAAAGAAGCTGCTGGAGGACCGAATCAACGAGGTGACATCGTTGCTcgctgaagaggaagaaaaggccAAAAACCTGGGAAAGGTTAAGAACAAGCAGGAGATGATGATGGCCGACTTAGAAG AGAGGctgaagaaggaggagaagacgCGTCAGGAGCTGGAGAAGGCAAAGAGGAAGCTGGACGGGGAAACATCTGACTTCCAGGACCAGATTTCTGAGCTGCAGGCCCAGATAGACGAGCTGAAAGTACAGCTGAGCaagaaggaagaagagcagcagaTGATGCAGGCGAG GGGCGAGGATGAGATCAGCCACAAGAACAATGCTCTAAAGCAGGTGAGGGAGCTGCAGGCCCAGCTGTCTGAGCTGCAGGAGGACCTCGAGTCCGAGAAACAGGCCAGAAACAAGGCCGAGAAACTCAAGAGGGACTTAAGTGAAGAGCTTGAGGCCCTGAAGACCGAACTGGAGGACACCCTTGATACAACTGCTGCACAGCAGGAACTCAG GACCAAGCGTGAACAGGAGGTTGCAGAGCTGAAGAAAGCCATTGAGGAGGAGACTAAAAACCACGAGGCTCAGATCCAGGAGATGCGACAGAGGCATGGAACAGTCCTGGAAGAATTGTCTGAACAGCTGGAGCAGGCAAAGAGG TTCAAGGCTAACCTGGAGAAGACTAAACAGAGCCAGGAGAGTGCCAACAAGGAGCTGGCCAGCGAAGTCAAGAGCCTGCAGCAGGCAAAGTCAGAGTCCGAACacaagaggaagaagctggaggcACAGCTGCAGGAGTTCATGGCCAGAGTCACTGAGGGGGAGAGAGCCAAAGGGGAACTGGCCGagcgcacacacaaactgcag ACTGAGTTAGACAATGTGTCGGCCCTGCTGGAAGACTCCGAGAGGAAGGGGATCAAGATGGCCAAAGATTTTACTGGACTAGAGAGTCAGCTACAAGACACACAG GAGCTTCTCCAGGAGGAGACGCGTCAGAAACTAAACCTCAGCAGTCGTATACGccagctggaagaggagaagaatgctctgcaggagcagcaggaggaggatgaggaggcaCGCAAGAATCTGGAGAAACAGATGTTGACTTTACAGGCTCAG ctCTCAGAGAGtaagaagaagctggaggatGATGTTGGAACAATCGAGGGCCTGGAGGAGGCCAAGAAGAAGCTGGCGAAGGACCTGGAGCTGGGCAGCCAGCGTCTAGAAGAGAAGACCATCGCCTTTGAAAAGATGGAGAAGACAAAGACTCGtctgcagcaggagctggaCGATctgactgtagacctggatcaCCAGAGACAGATCGTCTCCAACCtggagaagaagcagaagaagttTGATCAG ATGCTGGCTGAGGAGAAGAGCATCTCAGCTCGTTACGCCGAAGAGCGTGACCGTGCTGAAGCCGAGGCCAGAGAGAAGGAGACCAAAGCTCTGTCCATGACCAGAGCCCTGGACGAGGCACTTGAGGCtaaagaggagctggagaggaTTAACAAGCAGCTCAGGTCTGAAATGGAAGATCTGATGAGCTCAAAGGACGATGTGGGCAAGAAC GTCCATGAGCTGGAGAAGTCCAAGCGTGctctggagcagcagctggaggagatgAAGACTCAGCTGGAGGAGCTAGAGGACGAGCTACAGGCCACAGAAGACGCCAAGCTGCGTCTGGAGGTCAACATGCAGGCCATGAAGGCCCAGTACGAGAGAGACCTTCAGGGTCGGGACGACCAAAACGACGAGAAGAAGAGAGCCCTGGTCAAGCAGGTGCGGGAGATGGAGGCTGAGCTGGAGGatgagaggaagcagagagcTCTGGCTGTAGCTGCTAAGAAGAAACTGGAGATGGATTTGAAGGATATAGAGAGTCACATAGAAGGAGCCAACAAGGCTCGAGATGAAGCCATCAAGCAGCTGCGCAAGTTACAG GCCCAGGTGAAGGACTACCAGAGGGAGCTGGAAGATGCCCGAGCTTCCAGAGACGATATTTTTGCCTTATCCAAGGAAAATGAGAAGAAACTCAAAAGTCTGGAGGCTGAGATCGTACAGCTACACGAG GATCTGGCAGCGTCTGAAAGGGCACGGCGTCACGCAGAGCAGGAACGGGATGAGCTTCAAGATGAAATCTCCAACAGCACCTCTGGAAA GTCTGCTCTGATGGATGAGAAGAGGAGGCTGGAGGCTCGTATCGcccagctggaggaggagctaGAGGAGGAGCAGGGTAACATGGAGCTACTCAATGACCGCTTCAGAAAGACAACCATGCAG GTGGACACGCTGACCACGGAGTTGAGTGCAGAGCGCAGCACAGCGCAGAAGAGCGAAAACGCTCGTCAGCAACTGGAGCGTCTAAACAAGGAGCTTCGAGCCAAACTGGGCGAGCTGGAGGGTTCAGTGAAGAACAGGTTCAAGGCCTCCATCGCTGCACTGGAGGCTAAGATAGCACAgctggaggaacagctggagcaGGAAGCAAA GGAGCGAGCAGCAGCCAACAAGATCGtgaggaggacagagaagaagctgaaaGAAGTCTGCATGCAGGTGGAGGACGAGCGCCGCCATGCCGACCAGTTTAAAGAACAG GTGGAAAAGGCGAACTCTCGCATGAAGCAGCTGAAGCGTCAGCTGGAGGAAGCCGAGGAGGAGGCGACGAGGGCCAACGCCTCACGcaggaaactgcagagagagcTCGATGACGCCACTGAGGCCAGCGAGGGTCTGAGCCGCGAGGTCCACACACTCAAGAACCGACTCAG GCGGGGCGGCCCCATCAGCTTCTCCTCCAGCCGCTCAGGCAGACGTCAGCTGCAGGTAGAAGGAACTTCCTTGGACCTCCTGTCTGACGACGAGCTGGAAAACAAGATCACAGACAACAACGCCAATGAGACACCAGCAACCCAACCAGAGTAG